One window from the genome of Sulfodiicoccus acidiphilus encodes:
- a CDS encoding amidase, with protein sequence MKFPLELETTKPKPVLLLKEDEVRRGVSKPIEEASRALDSARRENNTFNDYITINDAAVEDATALERELKSGAAPPLAGLPISVKDMILTRGLRTTMGSSLFKDFVPSYDAEVVSRLREAGALIVGKTNLHEFASGVTNLSSVVGPARNPRDPARITGGSSGGSAASVALGSAIASLGTDTSGSVRIPAALCGVVGYKPTYDLLSRDGVFPLAWSLDHVGLLAKTVPDVAYVANVLEGRTGRIDVEWAVRGIEPEDLNLAYLDVDIGFYQNVVTQLGSRGVRITKVALDLEKWNSLQRVVRLVEAASVHRGWFSSNPEAYSPDVAALLKEGLSFRAVDYVDSLRARREVMDEFLRETRGFHALLTPTISVVAPSVNEVEGRELQFRTVATKYVSFANYLGVPAISVPAGSLDGLPVAVQLVGRPYEDSVVLAAARTLETLLS encoded by the coding sequence GTGAAGTTCCCTCTCGAACTTGAGACGACAAAACCCAAACCGGTCCTACTCCTTAAGGAAGACGAAGTGAGGAGAGGCGTCTCTAAACCAATAGAGGAGGCCTCTAGGGCATTGGATAGTGCGAGGAGGGAGAACAACACCTTCAACGACTATATCACCATTAATGACGCCGCAGTGGAGGACGCCACAGCCTTAGAAAGGGAGCTCAAGAGTGGAGCAGCCCCACCCTTAGCTGGTTTACCTATCTCAGTGAAGGATATGATCCTCACTCGTGGCCTGAGGACCACCATGGGTTCCTCTCTCTTCAAGGACTTCGTACCATCCTACGACGCCGAGGTGGTGTCTAGATTGAGGGAGGCAGGAGCACTTATAGTTGGTAAGACCAACCTTCATGAGTTCGCTTCCGGTGTGACCAACTTAAGCTCGGTCGTTGGACCTGCCAGAAACCCTCGCGACCCAGCCAGAATAACTGGAGGGTCAAGCGGTGGCTCGGCTGCGTCAGTTGCCCTAGGCTCCGCGATAGCCTCTCTTGGTACCGACACCTCCGGTTCCGTGAGAATTCCCGCGGCCCTCTGCGGCGTTGTGGGTTACAAGCCAACATATGACCTCCTGAGCAGGGACGGTGTGTTCCCGCTCGCATGGAGCTTAGACCACGTGGGTCTGTTAGCTAAGACAGTACCCGACGTCGCCTACGTCGCTAATGTACTTGAGGGCAGAACAGGGAGGATTGACGTAGAGTGGGCAGTGAGGGGGATTGAACCGGAGGATTTGAACTTAGCTTACCTCGACGTTGATATCGGGTTCTACCAAAACGTGGTAACCCAGTTAGGCTCTCGAGGCGTACGCATCACCAAGGTAGCTCTCGATTTGGAAAAGTGGAACTCGCTACAAAGGGTTGTGAGGCTAGTGGAGGCGGCTTCGGTTCATAGGGGGTGGTTCTCGTCCAACCCAGAGGCCTACTCTCCGGACGTCGCGGCTCTCTTGAAGGAGGGCCTCTCTTTCAGGGCCGTGGATTACGTGGACTCCCTTAGAGCTAGGAGAGAGGTGATGGATGAGTTCCTTAGGGAGACGAGGGGTTTCCACGCTCTCCTCACTCCCACCATTTCAGTTGTGGCGCCGAGTGTGAACGAAGTTGAAGGAAGGGAACTGCAATTTAGGACGGTGGCGACCAAGTATGTGAGTTTCGCAAACTACCTGGGAGTACCAGCGATCTCGGTCCCTGCAGGCTCACTAGACGGACTTCCAGTCGCAGTCCAGTTGGTAGGGAGACCCTACGAGGACTCGGTAGTTCTAGCGGCCGCCAGGACTTTGGAGACCCTTTTAAGTTAG
- a CDS encoding xanthine dehydrogenase family protein molybdopterin-binding subunit encodes MRDIERVDALDKVNAKALYVYDLKLPGMLWAKLVRSTVPHALIKRIEAEKTLSVPGVVAVVTGREIAHVRAGIYIQDRTPLAYEKVRYLGEPVAAVLAKDQRSAEEAAELVEVEYEELPAVFNPLEALRSEAPLVHEKLQEYHRYPEIKPLPNSNVANVFRLRKGDAEAALSKSYVVVEDSYSEAMISHVYMEPMAVIAQWLPDGTLDVWTSAQSPFAVRNLLSKALELPESKVVVHVPYVGGGFGGKAGLHMELLVALLSKAVGGRPVKLVLSREENFYVAPSKVGVTARAQLGVNKEGKMTALKVSYVVDAGAYADYAVNVGKTMGYIGAGPYDVPNVWVDSTTVYTNKPFATAFRGFGILEAHWVVERQIEAAARKLGIDPVEFRFMNRLRPGSTTSTGQRISESSGDLGRCLQTAAELVGWGKPKVRSDPYIYKGRGVAMAMKGPSVPPYNSAQAYLKFNEDGTIDVSVGTTEIGQGTMTSIVQLVADEFGVPPSKVRIDLFKDTSRSAYTWQTVGSRSLFYDGNAVLAAVDDAKAQIRRTAAKVLNAEESEIVISEGKVKVRGDGSRSLDLKDVAMGYVTPTGNVIGSPIVGRGSFVVPDLTYLDSVGQGSPFPVITFGAQAVEVEVDVLTGEVKVEKYVGVFDLGKVINKKLAMDQLVGGAVMAISLTLYEALKFDEGGALLNPNLVDYKVAKVTDVNDRLVGVFLENPQPNGPKGARGIGENALLGIPAAVGNAIYDAIGVSVREIPITAERLWREIRSQRPELQQV; translated from the coding sequence ATGAGGGATATAGAGAGAGTAGACGCTCTCGACAAGGTTAATGCCAAAGCCCTGTACGTTTACGATCTGAAGTTGCCAGGTATGCTCTGGGCAAAATTAGTGAGGAGTACAGTACCCCACGCATTGATAAAGAGGATAGAAGCTGAGAAGACCCTTTCGGTTCCTGGCGTGGTGGCAGTAGTCACTGGAAGGGAGATAGCCCACGTCAGAGCTGGCATATACATACAGGACAGGACACCCTTGGCCTACGAGAAAGTGAGGTATTTAGGGGAGCCCGTTGCTGCAGTATTAGCTAAGGATCAGAGGAGCGCTGAGGAGGCGGCAGAACTTGTCGAGGTAGAGTACGAGGAGCTTCCAGCCGTTTTCAACCCCCTTGAGGCACTTAGGAGTGAAGCTCCTTTAGTACACGAAAAACTTCAAGAATACCATAGATACCCCGAAATAAAACCCTTACCCAACTCCAACGTAGCTAACGTATTCAGGCTGAGGAAGGGAGACGCCGAGGCCGCCCTCTCGAAGAGTTACGTAGTGGTGGAGGACTCTTACAGCGAGGCAATGATTAGTCACGTTTACATGGAGCCCATGGCCGTCATAGCTCAGTGGCTTCCAGATGGAACGCTCGACGTATGGACGAGTGCCCAGTCACCTTTCGCCGTGAGGAACCTCCTCTCCAAGGCATTGGAACTCCCTGAGAGCAAGGTCGTGGTTCACGTCCCCTACGTGGGTGGAGGGTTTGGTGGGAAGGCTGGATTACATATGGAGCTATTGGTGGCCCTACTCTCCAAGGCAGTGGGAGGCAGGCCAGTTAAGCTCGTCCTTAGCAGGGAAGAGAACTTCTACGTCGCTCCGAGCAAGGTAGGTGTGACTGCGAGGGCGCAGCTTGGAGTGAACAAGGAAGGTAAGATGACGGCCTTGAAGGTCAGTTACGTTGTCGACGCCGGTGCTTACGCGGACTACGCTGTAAACGTAGGTAAGACTATGGGGTACATAGGGGCTGGACCTTACGACGTCCCCAACGTGTGGGTGGACTCAACCACAGTCTACACTAACAAGCCATTCGCTACAGCCTTCAGGGGATTCGGCATCCTCGAAGCCCACTGGGTAGTCGAGAGGCAAATAGAGGCAGCTGCAAGGAAGCTGGGAATAGATCCAGTGGAGTTCAGGTTCATGAATAGACTGAGGCCGGGTTCAACCACTTCCACGGGCCAGCGAATCTCTGAGTCTAGCGGAGATCTCGGAAGGTGCTTACAAACCGCGGCAGAACTCGTGGGCTGGGGAAAACCGAAGGTAAGGTCAGATCCATACATTTACAAGGGAAGGGGGGTAGCCATGGCAATGAAGGGACCGTCCGTACCTCCCTACAATAGCGCACAGGCCTACCTGAAATTCAACGAGGATGGTACAATAGACGTGAGCGTCGGGACCACCGAGATAGGACAAGGCACCATGACCTCAATAGTTCAGTTGGTAGCTGACGAGTTCGGTGTTCCCCCCAGCAAGGTCAGGATAGACCTCTTCAAGGACACGAGCAGGTCGGCCTACACTTGGCAGACCGTGGGAAGCAGGAGCCTCTTCTACGATGGTAACGCTGTCTTAGCTGCGGTCGACGACGCTAAGGCACAGATCCGTAGGACCGCAGCCAAGGTACTCAACGCCGAAGAAAGCGAGATAGTTATATCTGAAGGAAAGGTTAAAGTTAGGGGAGACGGGTCTCGCTCGTTAGACCTGAAGGACGTCGCAATGGGATACGTTACCCCCACTGGGAACGTGATAGGATCTCCCATTGTGGGAAGGGGTTCCTTCGTTGTCCCAGACCTGACCTACCTCGATTCCGTGGGGCAGGGTTCACCTTTCCCAGTGATAACCTTCGGCGCACAGGCTGTTGAGGTGGAGGTGGACGTACTCACCGGAGAGGTCAAGGTGGAAAAGTACGTCGGCGTGTTCGACCTAGGAAAGGTGATCAACAAGAAGTTGGCCATGGATCAGTTGGTCGGGGGGGCAGTGATGGCCATAAGCCTGACGCTCTACGAGGCCTTGAAGTTCGACGAGGGCGGGGCCCTCCTGAACCCCAACCTAGTGGACTACAAGGTGGCAAAGGTTACTGACGTTAACGATAGATTGGTAGGTGTGTTTCTTGAGAATCCCCAACCTAACGGCCCCAAGGGCGCCAGAGGAATCGGAGAGAACGCCTTATTAGGTATACCGGCCGCAGTGGGGAACGCGATCTACGACGCCATTGGTGTGAGTGTGAGGGAGATCCCCATTACGGCAGAGAGGCTCTGGCGGGAAATAAGGTCTCAAAGGCCAGAACTCCAACAGGTGTGA
- a CDS encoding cyclase family protein — MTEPSWLDEWKKYSQNKPTFDWSKAAKWSGVKVYDLSQPLSNLTPPFPTYPPFEFKWIKTMTENNVQAQYIMTPLHIGTHMDGPLHFVPSGPDIGSVPIEHWIGEGVIVDLSEEVGDLGIYSSEMVQKKAKEHNLELKPGDILIIHTGYHKYAWYQPEADSIRYMLKHPGPTVEFAKWVIKSRFKWLAVDATSQDHPLNTVIRKVRPDIVEEFEKVHGKKIDQLMPWPENYQVMHILPFKYGIVHVENAGGEISQVKNRRCLIVGAPFKFLGGESAFVRLLAVCGEN, encoded by the coding sequence ATGACGGAACCAAGTTGGCTAGATGAATGGAAGAAATACTCTCAGAACAAGCCAACCTTCGATTGGTCAAAGGCGGCCAAATGGTCAGGGGTCAAGGTGTATGATCTCTCACAACCTTTGAGCAACCTCACCCCGCCCTTCCCAACGTACCCACCCTTCGAGTTCAAATGGATAAAGACCATGACAGAGAACAACGTGCAAGCCCAGTATATAATGACTCCTCTTCACATAGGGACCCACATGGATGGCCCTCTACACTTCGTTCCGAGTGGACCAGATATAGGGTCGGTCCCCATAGAGCATTGGATAGGGGAAGGAGTGATAGTGGATCTGAGCGAGGAAGTAGGAGACCTAGGGATATACTCTAGTGAGATGGTACAGAAGAAGGCAAAGGAGCACAACTTAGAGTTAAAGCCTGGTGACATTCTCATAATACACACGGGATACCATAAATACGCGTGGTATCAGCCTGAGGCAGACTCCATAAGGTACATGTTGAAACACCCTGGTCCCACAGTGGAGTTCGCGAAGTGGGTGATAAAGTCTAGGTTCAAGTGGCTCGCCGTAGACGCAACCTCCCAGGATCATCCCCTTAATACAGTGATAAGGAAGGTCAGGCCTGACATAGTGGAAGAGTTCGAGAAGGTCCACGGTAAGAAGATAGACCAACTCATGCCTTGGCCTGAAAACTATCAAGTGATGCACATACTTCCCTTCAAATACGGGATAGTCCACGTGGAAAACGCAGGGGGAGAAATATCGCAGGTGAAGAACAGGAGATGCCTAATAGTTGGGGCTCCCTTCAAGTTCCTGGGAGGAGAATCTGCCTTCGTAAGGCTCTTAGCTGTATGTGGTGAGAATTAA
- a CDS encoding NCS1 family nucleobase:cation symporter-1, with translation MTEKERQAEVVDRVAVTVYDRKRGQVELTKEYPEEPYLWNKDFHPTPITMRKWGSWTYLAIWFGMVTIVPTWTLSGVGLDFGLNWWQSILLMFLGNLIVLVPMLIQSHGGAKYGMSEPQLTRTRWGVYGAQFPSWIRAIISMGWWGIESYIITEAAVAMYLVSTNQIPKLLAGNTYSLSVAYPQIFWPTFIAVVLIQLLLFYVSPPFKGQPALKWLARAAAPIVLAGFVLLFTYTMNSAHWNFAPITQIPDKAVGFGFWLAVFGFLNANVAYWATMALSMPDFTRFAKSQFAQTTGQIPMPLMMAAIGALGIMATGATMVLGLGHGAGIADPVILAAAILPKAAAYFVLFVFMLATFVVNVFANSVAPGYDIANTYSKYLTWFRGILIGVLISMALGAWAFYSGGAYSYIYNWLLAYGALLGAVEGVIVFDYAVIRRFKFEPTDVFLKNGRFRYWRGVNPAAFISFAVGTVVTYLSYWGWVVNPVTEMLYANSWISAFLITGVLYIILMKFWVIPKYQPWLRGGLLKGYTDDEIERIFGERRS, from the coding sequence ATGACGGAAAAAGAAAGGCAGGCGGAAGTAGTAGACCGCGTGGCCGTGACAGTCTACGATAGGAAGAGAGGTCAGGTTGAACTAACAAAGGAGTATCCAGAGGAGCCTTACCTCTGGAACAAGGACTTCCACCCAACACCGATTACAATGAGGAAGTGGGGGTCTTGGACCTACTTGGCCATATGGTTCGGCATGGTAACAATAGTTCCAACGTGGACTCTCAGCGGAGTCGGACTAGACTTCGGGCTCAACTGGTGGCAGTCCATACTACTGATGTTCTTAGGTAACCTGATCGTACTCGTGCCTATGTTGATTCAGTCCCACGGAGGAGCTAAGTACGGCATGTCAGAACCCCAGCTTACGAGGACTAGGTGGGGAGTTTATGGTGCTCAGTTCCCCTCGTGGATAAGAGCAATAATATCCATGGGTTGGTGGGGAATAGAATCTTACATAATCACAGAAGCAGCAGTGGCCATGTACCTGGTGAGTACGAACCAGATACCCAAACTACTGGCCGGCAACACGTACAGCCTATCTGTCGCTTATCCCCAAATATTCTGGCCAACGTTCATAGCGGTCGTCTTGATTCAGCTTCTGCTGTTCTACGTGTCCCCTCCCTTCAAGGGACAGCCCGCGCTCAAGTGGTTAGCACGTGCGGCCGCACCCATAGTTCTCGCTGGGTTCGTGCTCCTCTTCACTTACACCATGAACTCAGCTCACTGGAACTTCGCCCCCATAACTCAGATACCTGACAAGGCAGTGGGCTTCGGATTCTGGCTGGCAGTCTTCGGTTTCCTCAATGCCAACGTGGCTTACTGGGCCACCATGGCCCTATCAATGCCCGACTTCACCAGGTTCGCGAAGTCCCAGTTCGCTCAGACTACAGGACAAATCCCGATGCCGTTAATGATGGCGGCCATAGGTGCACTGGGGATAATGGCCACCGGCGCTACAATGGTGCTGGGCCTGGGACATGGCGCTGGAATAGCTGACCCAGTCATACTGGCGGCCGCGATCCTCCCCAAGGCGGCAGCATACTTCGTCCTCTTCGTCTTCATGTTAGCGACCTTCGTGGTTAACGTATTCGCCAACAGTGTGGCACCCGGGTACGACATAGCCAACACCTACTCCAAGTACCTGACTTGGTTCAGGGGAATATTGATAGGAGTCCTCATAAGCATGGCCCTCGGGGCGTGGGCCTTCTACTCCGGAGGGGCCTATTCCTATATTTACAACTGGCTCTTGGCTTACGGTGCTCTTCTGGGGGCGGTTGAGGGAGTGATCGTGTTCGACTACGCGGTGATCAGGCGCTTCAAGTTCGAGCCCACTGACGTCTTCCTAAAGAACGGCAGGTTCAGATATTGGCGGGGTGTGAACCCTGCAGCTTTCATAAGCTTCGCTGTGGGTACGGTAGTCACCTATCTCTCGTACTGGGGTTGGGTTGTGAATCCTGTGACTGAGATGCTTTACGCAAACTCGTGGATCTCGGCGTTCCTCATCACTGGAGTGCTCTATATCATCCTGATGAAATTCTGGGTCATCCCGAAGTACCAACCTTGGCTACGGGGAGGGCTCCTCAAGGGATATACGGACGATGAAATAGAAAGGATATTCGGGGAACGACGCTCCTAG
- a CDS encoding phosphotransferase family protein: MEEAIQNIKGAAPWLEIKTVRALIGGWDNRVFEVNGSYVVKIPRIPNGKLRKEACVMRELYEVGIAPRPVLYSSEPEVLIYEKVDGVTAAELSDLKAMREHSDEVASVLELVHSSQVNCDIPRYDSQSWRGWIKQTYSTLISRASSVLDPKVTVCVTDVLHRFLVDRSNFEFNAKFIHGDIDPRNLIVNQMGNLLALIDWGEAMIGDPALDYAGTFFDRVLGEAVLKTQREEPPSEMLKRVMFYVTTVPLYKVVYGLEMNDFPMVEQGVTELSKALEGFN; the protein is encoded by the coding sequence ATGGAAGAAGCCATACAGAATATCAAAGGTGCGGCCCCGTGGCTGGAGATAAAAACAGTGAGGGCTCTAATAGGAGGTTGGGATAATCGTGTGTTTGAAGTGAATGGAAGCTACGTTGTTAAAATTCCGCGCATACCCAACGGGAAGTTGAGGAAAGAAGCGTGCGTTATGCGCGAGCTGTACGAGGTAGGGATTGCCCCGAGACCGGTGCTCTACTCCAGCGAACCTGAAGTACTAATATATGAGAAGGTCGACGGTGTAACGGCTGCAGAGTTAAGTGACTTAAAGGCGATGAGGGAACACAGCGACGAGGTGGCATCAGTTCTAGAGTTGGTGCACTCTTCTCAGGTAAACTGTGACATACCGCGATACGATTCCCAGTCGTGGCGAGGCTGGATCAAGCAAACTTACAGTACCTTAATAAGTCGGGCTTCCTCTGTCTTAGATCCTAAAGTGACTGTCTGCGTAACCGACGTTCTCCACCGCTTTCTAGTAGATCGAAGTAACTTCGAGTTCAATGCCAAGTTCATTCACGGAGACATCGATCCACGCAACTTGATCGTGAACCAGATGGGAAACTTGTTAGCGCTCATAGATTGGGGGGAGGCCATGATCGGAGATCCGGCACTCGACTACGCCGGAACTTTCTTCGATCGAGTTCTTGGAGAAGCCGTTCTCAAAACTCAACGTGAGGAACCGCCTTCCGAGATGCTCAAGAGGGTGATGTTTTACGTCACTACAGTACCACTGTACAAGGTGGTCTATGGCCTCGAAATGAACGACTTCCCCATGGTTGAACAGGGAGTGACTGAACTCTCTAAAGCACTCGAGGGGTTTAATTGA